The Pseudomonas azotoformans genome has a segment encoding these proteins:
- a CDS encoding MFS transporter, with product MSTAITHAEKPFIVFWLMTMTLLGVFPLDVVLPSFPALAEHFSTSTTQIARSVSLFAIGFSCSMLLIGPLSDRIGRKKLLLTSMAVAIIGAAGCLAASNTPQFLFFRVIQAMGCGGFILSQALVQDLFFGREQERLRIAMVTAGGIFISISPLLGAWLQLHWGWQASFYVFIALCAATLIMAHRLLHGGLPQAAPSHQSLLKAYAKVFANRHFASYATISAITFACHFSFIVVSPLIFMDQLQLSPHEYSLTLLLYGAAYVMGGICAGFLHKRLPAAAQMAIGLVLIAISGGVMLFLAYQFGLSIPTVLVPMLLCTAGTTITRPISNSKAMSLFPDNAGTAASAVAAVLFIAGGLISAFISTFTHHLSTALGLCFLILSIVALVLNAWARRHPHVP from the coding sequence ATGTCGACGGCAATCACGCACGCTGAAAAACCCTTCATTGTTTTCTGGCTGATGACCATGACCCTGCTGGGCGTCTTCCCGCTTGACGTCGTGCTGCCTTCCTTTCCCGCCCTGGCGGAACACTTCTCCACCTCGACCACCCAGATCGCCCGCTCAGTCAGCCTGTTCGCCATTGGCTTTTCCTGCTCCATGCTGTTGATCGGCCCGCTGTCCGACCGGATCGGCCGCAAGAAGCTGCTATTGACCAGCATGGCCGTTGCTATCATTGGCGCGGCCGGGTGCCTGGCGGCCAGCAACACACCGCAATTTCTGTTCTTCCGTGTTATCCAGGCCATGGGCTGCGGCGGTTTCATATTGTCCCAAGCACTGGTGCAAGACCTGTTCTTCGGCAGAGAACAGGAGCGGTTGCGGATCGCAATGGTCACGGCCGGAGGCATCTTCATATCGATTTCCCCGCTGCTGGGCGCGTGGCTGCAACTGCACTGGGGATGGCAAGCCAGCTTCTATGTGTTTATCGCGCTGTGTGCCGCAACCTTGATCATGGCGCATCGGCTGCTCCACGGCGGCTTGCCTCAAGCAGCACCGAGCCACCAGAGCCTGCTCAAGGCCTACGCCAAGGTCTTCGCCAACCGCCACTTCGCCAGCTATGCCACGATCTCGGCCATTACGTTCGCCTGCCATTTCTCGTTCATCGTGGTGTCACCGCTGATTTTCATGGACCAGTTGCAGTTGTCGCCCCATGAGTACTCCCTGACCTTGCTCCTCTACGGCGCCGCTTACGTAATGGGCGGAATATGTGCAGGTTTCCTGCACAAACGGCTACCGGCTGCGGCCCAGATGGCCATCGGGCTGGTGCTGATCGCAATCTCTGGCGGGGTCATGTTGTTCCTGGCCTATCAGTTCGGCTTATCAATACCGACCGTGCTGGTGCCCATGCTGCTCTGCACGGCGGGCACCACCATCACCCGGCCCATCTCTAACTCTAAGGCCATGAGCTTGTTTCCAGACAATGCAGGTACGGCGGCATCAGCCGTTGCAGCGGTGCTGTTCATTGCCGGTGGCCTTATCAGTGCCTTCATCAGCACCTTTACCCACCACCTGAGCACTGCGCTGGGTCTGTGCTTTCTGATCCTGAGCATCGTCGCCCTGGTCTTGAACGCATGGGCGCGGCGCCACCCGCACGTCCCGTAG
- the ilvD gene encoding dihydroxy-acid dehydratase gives MPDYRSKTSTHGRNMAGARALWRATGMKDDDFKKPIIAIANSFTQFVPGHVHLKDLGQLVAREIERAGGVAKEFNTIAVDDGIAMGHDGMLYSLPSREIIADSVEYMVNAHCADAIVCISNCDKITPGMLMASLRLNIPVIFVSGGPMEAGKTKLASHGLDLVDAMVIAADSSASDEKVAEYERSACPTCGSCSGMFTANSMNCLVEALGLALPGNGSTLATHSDREQLFLQAGRTIVELCKRYYHDNDESVLPRNIANFKAFENAMTLDIAMGGSTNTILHLLAAAQEAEIDFDLRDIDRLSRHVPQLCKVAPNIQKYHMEDVHRAGGIFSILGSLARGGLLHTDLPTVHSKSIAEGIAKWDITQTDDEAVHTFFKAGPAGIPTQTAFSQSTRWDTLDDDRENGCIRSVEHAYSQEGGLAVLYGNIALDGCVVKTAGVDESIHVFEGRAKIYESQDSSVRGILADEVKEGDIVIIRYEGPKGGPGMQEMLYPTSYLKSKGLGKACALLTDGRFSGGTSGLSIGHASPEAAAGGAIGLVQDGDKVLIDIPNRSINLLISDEELAARRVEQDKKGWKPVEKRPRKVTTALKAYALLATSADKGAVRNKAMLDGL, from the coding sequence ATGCCTGATTACCGCTCGAAAACATCCACCCACGGCCGCAACATGGCCGGCGCGCGCGCACTGTGGCGTGCCACGGGGATGAAAGATGACGACTTCAAGAAGCCGATCATCGCGATTGCCAACTCGTTCACCCAATTCGTACCGGGCCACGTCCACCTCAAGGACCTGGGCCAACTGGTCGCCCGCGAGATCGAACGCGCCGGCGGTGTCGCCAAAGAATTCAACACCATCGCCGTGGATGACGGCATCGCCATGGGCCATGACGGCATGCTGTATTCCCTGCCGAGCCGCGAGATCATCGCCGACTCCGTGGAATACATGGTCAACGCCCACTGCGCCGACGCCATCGTCTGCATCTCCAACTGCGACAAGATCACGCCTGGCATGCTGATGGCGTCCCTGCGCCTGAACATCCCGGTGATCTTCGTCTCCGGCGGCCCGATGGAAGCTGGCAAGACCAAGCTCGCCTCCCACGGCCTGGACCTGGTCGACGCCATGGTCATCGCCGCCGATTCCAGCGCTTCTGACGAGAAGGTCGCGGAATACGAGCGCAGCGCCTGCCCGACCTGCGGTTCGTGCTCCGGCATGTTTACCGCCAACTCGATGAACTGCCTGGTGGAAGCCCTGGGCCTGGCCTTGCCGGGCAACGGTTCCACCCTCGCCACCCACAGCGACCGTGAACAACTGTTCCTGCAGGCCGGCCGTACCATCGTCGAGCTGTGCAAGCGCTACTACCACGACAACGATGAGTCGGTGTTGCCGCGCAACATCGCCAACTTCAAGGCGTTCGAAAACGCCATGACCCTGGACATCGCCATGGGCGGTTCCACCAACACCATCCTGCACTTGCTGGCCGCGGCCCAGGAAGCCGAGATCGATTTCGACCTGCGCGACATCGACCGTCTGTCCCGCCACGTGCCGCAACTGTGCAAAGTCGCGCCGAACATCCAGAAGTACCACATGGAAGACGTGCACCGCGCCGGCGGGATCTTCTCGATCCTCGGCTCGCTGGCCCGTGGCGGCCTGCTGCATACCGACCTGCCGACCGTGCACAGCAAGTCCATTGCCGAAGGCATCGCCAAGTGGGACATCACCCAGACGGACGACGAAGCCGTGCACACCTTCTTCAAGGCTGGCCCGGCCGGTATCCCGACGCAAACCGCGTTCAGCCAGTCGACCCGTTGGGACACCCTGGACGACGACCGTGAAAACGGCTGCATCCGCAGTGTCGAGCACGCCTACTCCCAAGAAGGCGGCCTGGCCGTGCTGTACGGCAACATCGCCCTCGACGGCTGCGTGGTGAAAACCGCCGGTGTGGATGAGTCCATCCACGTCTTCGAAGGCCGCGCCAAGATCTACGAGAGCCAGGACAGCTCGGTTCGCGGCATCCTCGCCGACGAAGTGAAGGAAGGCGACATCGTGATCATCCGCTACGAAGGCCCGAAAGGCGGCCCGGGTATGCAGGAGATGCTGTACCCGACGTCCTACCTGAAATCCAAAGGCCTGGGCAAAGCCTGCGCCCTGCTGACCGACGGCCGTTTCTCCGGCGGCACCTCGGGCCTGTCCATCGGCCACGCTTCGCCAGAAGCCGCTGCCGGCGGCGCGATTGGCCTGGTGCAGGACGGCGACAAGGTGCTGATCGACATTCCGAACCGTTCGATCAACCTGTTGATCAGCGATGAAGAACTGGCGGCACGCCGGGTCGAGCAGGACAAGAAAGGCTGGAAGCCAGTGGAGAAGCGTCCGCGCAAAGTGACGACCGCGTTGAAGGCTTATGCCCTGCTGGCCACCAGTGCCGACAAGGGTGCTGTGCGCAACAAGGCGATGCTTGACGGTCTGTAA